In one Drosophila pseudoobscura strain MV-25-SWS-2005 chromosome X, UCI_Dpse_MV25, whole genome shotgun sequence genomic region, the following are encoded:
- the rdgA gene encoding eye-specific diacylglycerol kinase isoform X5, producing MQRLRTTFTRSRTPTGAEMKMQNSLEVPKQVRSASFDEMQLEAQRTSSNRLRQRASSSAEGRALEADRLQVPAGQGRSRSFDSAVIDPTSEDSGAFLDVPQRNKMPRRSSSSSPKTPPPCFHCQLVKQYERQITAEQRFFIDHRELTALSFYSDDDDDDDEEEGAVGGEGLCEDMHGACGGRPLPDVNNEAVARAQAILASTFENDPSTDCEDDAVELDLGLIHLSIEQSRARIPRQMRRHTIDSSVGNSEDEGVDGSGPNSNNSPYFGNTLMPPRPCGITFTLSPTNGDCPFLPTFAFPIDPNSPPGTPSPTQSPSPSPSPSPSPSPSPTPSVVLAVPPPLLELPSCSTGSGQQLLGSTAAVAAAALTLPAIASSQAAAAMATGAVCTLADADDAAAALGAMGLPVRPRRRSISRQEAIFVEPTGSSLENVSMSIEKADSIDAASTRANCGSPTGMFAVAHRTGFVVQDIYLTVPDLRRDRAASVDSCFSKLSSGNKTEELQPTVDGCYLTVPVINTTRSRSVDIVLPTDEQARYKALAMTGNEPGTYGRRTATGSNARRPIRIVPDWTENAINGEHYWKTSSASGDLCCLNEECIVSSKSGQRLKCSACQLVAHINCIPYVNEKPTLLCKPTYRDVGIRQYREQTTTHHHWVHRKMEKGKCKQCGKNIMFESIPQAVQSKLFGSKEIVALSCAWCHEIYHNKDTCFNQEKIGEECRLGNYAPIIVPPSWIVKLPNKGNFKSSIRVSNKNAATGSSAAGAGGGTAAGAPGGPGGPGGPGGKGKKQTQRRQKGKDEKKGEPRAFIVKPIPSPEVIPVIVFINPKSGGNQGVKLLGKFQHLLNPRQVFDLTQGGPKMGLDMFRKAPNLRVLACGGDGTVGWVLSVLDQIHPPLSPCPAVGVLPLGTGNDLARALGWGGGYTDEPVGKILREIGMSQCVLMDRWRVKVTPNDDVCDDHMDRSKANVPLNVINNYFSFGVDAHIALEFHEAREAHPERFNSRLRNKMYYGQMGGKDLILRQYRNLSQWVTLECDGNDFTSKLRDAGCHAVLFLNIPSYGGGTHPWNDSFGATKPTIDDGLMEVVGLTTYQLPMLQAGMHGTCICQCRKARIITKRTIPMQVDGEACRVKPSIIEIELLNKALMLTKCKNGRGDVQVNPLEKLQLNILRITMQQYEQYHYQREMLSKLANKLGQIEIDSQCDLDHVRNMLNAKFEESITYPKVSQDWCFVDACTAEHYFRIDRAQEHLHYICDIAIDDLLILDHELATMPQTPDQERSFAAFSQRQAQTERRQMDQAQGHAPGSTDEDLQIGSKPIKVMKWKSNKDRLFSFNEDVFGYGFSPILEQTSDAILLAAQSGDLNMLRALHEQGYSLQSVNKNGETALHFACKYNHKDIVKYIISCATKRIINMPDKDHGQTALHIAADTTRRELCVMLVAAGASLQARNAEGNTPMMVAFNRNANEIATYLESKDVEAVKDENEDEKDSSTIIIVWPPPSSSM from the exons ATGCAGCGTCTTCGCACGACCTTCACGCGTTCGCGGACGCCCACCGGCgccgaaatgaaaatgcagAACAGCCTCGAGGTGCCCAAACAG GTGCGTTCCGCCTCCTTTGACGAGATGCAACTGGAGGCGCAGCGCACGTCCTCGAACCGACTGAGGCAGCGTGCCTCGTCCTCGGCGGAGGGGCGTGCCTTGGAGGCTGATCGTCTGcaggtgccggctgggcaggGCCGCTCGCGCAGCTTCGATTCGGCGGTCATCGATCCGACGAGCGAGGATTCGGGGGCATTCCTGGATGTGCCGCAGCGCAACAAGATGCCGCGGCGCAGCAGCTCGTCGAGCCCGAAGACCCCGCCGCCGTGCTTCCATTGCCAATTGGTGAAGCAGTACGAGCGCCAGATAACAGCGGAGCAGCGCTTCTTCATCGATCATCGAGAGCTCACCGCTCTCAGCTTCTACagcgatgatgacgatgacgacgacgaggaggagggtGCGGTGGGCGGTGAGGGTCTGTGCGAAGACATGCACGGTGCCTGCGGCGGACGGCCGCTTCCCGATGTGAACAACGAGGCGGTGGCTCGGGCGCAGGCCATTCTTGCATCCACATTCGAGAACGACCCGAGCACCGATTGCGAGGACGATGCGGTTGAGCTGGACCTGGGACTGATCCACTTGAGCATCGAGCAATCACGGGCTCGTATTCCGCGGCAGATGCGCCGCCACACCATCGACAGTTCGGTGGGCAATTCCGAGGATGAGGGCGTCGACGGGTCCGGGCCCAACTCCAACAATTCCCCGTATTTCGGCAACACCCTGATGCCGCCCAGACCCTGCGGCATCACCTTCACCCTGTCCCCCACCAACGGCGACTGTCCGTTCCTCCCAACCTTCGCTTTCCCCATCGATCCCAACTCCCCACCAGGCACGCCTTCGCCCACCcagtcgccatcgccatcgccatcaccatcgccgtcgccgtccCCGTCGCCCACCCCGTCGGTGGTGCTGGCCGTTCCACCCCCCCTGCTGGAGCTACCGTCCTGCTCCACGGGCAGCGGACAACAGCTGCTGGGCTCCACCGCAGctgtggccgccgccgccctcaCTCTACCGGCGATTGCCTCCTCGcaagcagccgcagccatGGCCACCGGAGCGGTCTGCACCTTGGCGGATGCAGATGACGCTGCTGCCGCTTTGGGGGCCATGGGCCTGCCGGTTCGCCCCAGACGCCGGTCCATCTCGCGGCAGGAGGCCATCTTCGTGGAGCCGACCGGCAGTTCGCTCGAGAATGTCTCGATGTCGATCGAGAAGGCCGACTCCATTGATGCCGCCTCCACCAGGGCCAACTGCGGCTCGCCCACGGGCATGTTCGCCGTCGCCCATCGCACCGGATTTGTGGTGCAGGACATCTACCTGACCGTACCGGATCTCCGACGGGATCGTGCCGCCTCCGTGGACTCGTGCTTCTCGAAGCTCTCATCAGGCAACAAAACCGAGGAGCTCCAGCCCACCGTGGATGGCTGCTACCTGACCGTACCGGTGATCAACACCACTCGCTCCCGGTCCGTGGACATAGTCCTGCCCACCGACGAGCAGGCGCGCTACAAGGCCCTGGCCATGACTGGCAACGAGCCAGGCACCTACGG CAGGCGTACCGCTACAGGCAGCAATGCCCGTCGGCCCATACGCATTGTGCCCGATTGGACAGAGAATGCAATTAATGGCGAGCACTACTGGAAGACCTCGTCGGCCTCCGGCGATCTCTGTTGCCTCAACGAGGAGTGCATTGTAAGTTCA AAGAGCGGCCAGCGTTTGAAGTGCTCCGCCTGCCAGCTGGTAGCCCACATCAATTGCATTCCGTATGTGAACGAGAAGCCGACGCTGCTGTGCAAGCCCACCTATCGGGATGTGGGGATCAGGCAGTACCGGGAGCAGACGACCACCCACCACCACTGGGTGCACCGCAAGATGGAGAAGGGGAAGTGCAAGCAGTGTGGCAAG AATATTATGTTTGAATCCATACCGCAGGCGGTTCAGAGCAAGCTATTTGGCTCCAAAGAAATTGTAGCTTTGTCCTGTGCCTGGTGTCATGAGATCTATCACAACAAGGACACGTGCTTCAATCAGGAGAAAATCGGCGAAGAGTGTCGTCTCG GCAACTATGCACCGATTATTGTGCCGCCATCGTGGATTGTCAAGCTGCCGAACAAGGGCAACTTCAAGTCCTCCATTCGGGTAAGCAACAAGAACGCTGCCACCGGCTCCTCCGCTGCTGGAGCCGGCGGTGGCACTGCAGCTGGCGCACCTGGCGGACCCGGCGGACCCGGCGGTCCCGGTGGCAAAGGCAAGAAGCAGACCCAGCGCCGGCAGAAGGGCAAGGACGAGAAGAAGGGAGAACCGCGCGCATTCATCGTGAAGCCCATTCCATCGCCGGAGGTAATACCGGTCATTGTCTTTATTAATCCCAAGTCCGGTGGCAATCAGGGCGTCAAGCTACTCGGCAAGTTCCAGCATCTCCTGAACCCACGCCAGGTCTTTGATCTAACGCAAGGAGGTCCCAAAATGGG TCTGGACATGTTCCGCAAGGCGCCGAATCTTCGGGTTTTGGCCTGCGGCGGCGATGGCACCGTCGGCTGGGTGCTCTCCGTCCTCGATCAGATCCATCCACCATTGTCGCCGTGCCCGGCCGTCGGTGTGCTGCCGTTGGGGACGGGCAACGATCTCGCTCGCGCTCTCGGATGGGGCGGG GGCTACACGGACGAACCGGTGGGCAAGATCCTACGCGAGATCGGGATGTCGCAGTGCGTCCTCATGGACCGCTGGCGCGTCAAGGTCACGCCCAACGACGATGTCTGCGATGACCACATGGACCGCAGCAAGGCGAACGTGCCCCTGAACGTGATCAACAACTACTTCTCGTTCGGGGTGGATGCCCACATCGCACTGGAGTTCCACGAGGCGCGGGAGGCCCATCCGGAGCGCTTCAATTCGCGGCTGCGCAACAAGATGTACTACGGCCAGATGGGGGGCAAGGATCTGATCCTGCGCCAGTACCGCAACCTCTCCCAGTGGGTGACGCTGGAGTGCGATGGGAATGACTTCACCAGCAAGCTGCGGGACGCCGGCTGCCATGCCGTCCTCTTCCTGAACATACCCAG CTATGGCGGCGGCACCCACCCGTGGAACGACTCGTTCGGGGCGACGAAGCCCACCATTGACGACGGCCTGATGGAGGTGGTGGGGCTGACCACCTACCAGCTGCCGATGCTGCAGGCGGGCATGCACGGCACCTGCATCTGCCAGTGCCGGAAGGCGCGCATCATAACGAAGCGCACCATACCGATGCAGGTGGATGGTGAGGCGTGTCGCGTGAAGCCGTCGATCATTGAGATCGAGCTGTTGAATAAGGCGTTGATGCTGACCAAGTGCAAGAATGGACGTGGCGATGTCCA AGTAAATCCCCTGGAGAAGCTTCAATTGAATATCCTGCGCATTACGATGCAGCAGTATGAGCAATACCACTACCAAAGGGAGATGCTCAGTAAGCTGGCGAACAAGCTCGGCCAGATCGAGATCGACTCACAATGCGATCTGGATCATGTCCGCAATATGCTCAACGCCAAGTTCGAAGAGTCCATCACCTACCCGAAGGTATCGCAGGACTGGTGTTTCGTAGACG CCTGCACTGCAGAGCACTACTTCCGCATCGACAGGGCGCAGGAACATTTACACTACATCTGTGACATCGCCATTGACGATTTACTCATTCTGGATCACGAACTCGCCACCATGCCCCAAACACCCGACCAAGAACGCTCCTTTGCCGCATTCTCGCAGCGTCAGGCCCAGACAGAGCGCCGACAGATGGACCAGGCCCAGGGCCATGCACCAGGCAGCACCG ACGAGGATTTACAAATTGGCTCCAAGCCCATCAAAGTGATGAAGTGGAAGAG CAATAAAGATCGTTTGTTCAGTTTCAACGAAGATGTTTTTGGTTATGGATTCAG CCCTATACTGGAACAAACTTCCGATGCCATACTACTAGCAGCCCAAAGCGGTGATCTCAATATG TTACGTGCACTACATGAACAAGGATACTCATTGCAGTCAGTGAACAAGAACGGAGAGACGGCCCTGCACTTTGCTTGCAAATACAACCATAAGGACATTGTGAAATATATCATCTCATGTGCCACAAAACGCATCATCAATATGCCCGACAAGGACCA CGGACAAACTGCTTTACATATCGCCGCTGATACGACTCGCAGGGAGCTCTGCGTGATGCTGGTGGCCGCCGGGGCTAGTCTGCAGGCACGCAATGCCGAAGGCAACACCCCCATGATGGTGGCCTTCAATCGGAATGCCAACGAGATAGCCACATATTTGGAAAGTAAGGATGTGGAAGCGGTTAAGGATGAGAATGAGGATGAGAAGGacagcagcaccatcatcaTTGTCTGGCCGCCGCCGTCATCGTCCATGTAG
- the rdgA gene encoding eye-specific diacylglycerol kinase isoform X21, whose amino-acid sequence MFSAANGKIKLPSEDTALVTSPLRCLFNGPFRDLHFNVSGDHRLIPVHDVVFLDDFERNVKPLIYRPVTSETSGGGVLLASESSEKPPPHTYAAANSDTRTATGSNARRPIRIVPDWTENAINGEHYWKTSSASGDLCCLNEECIVSSKSGQRLKCSACQLVAHINCIPYVNEKPTLLCKPTYRDVGIRQYREQTTTHHHWVHRKMEKGKCKQCGKNIMFESIPQAVQSKLFGSKEIVALSCAWCHEIYHNKDTCFNQEKIGEECRLGNYAPIIVPPSWIVKLPNKGNFKSSIRVSNKNAATGSSAAGAGGGTAAGAPGGPGGPGGPGGKGKKQTQRRQKGKDEKKGEPRAFIVKPIPSPEVIPVIVFINPKSGGNQGVKLLGKFQHLLNPRQVFDLTQGGPKMGLDMFRKAPNLRVLACGGDGTVGWVLSVLDQIHPPLSPCPAVGVLPLGTGNDLARALGWGGYFSCQGYTDEPVGKILREIGMSQCVLMDRWRVKVTPNDDVCDDHMDRSKANVPLNVINNYFSFGVDAHIALEFHEAREAHPERFNSRLRNKMYYGQMGGKDLILRQYRNLSQWVTLECDGNDFTSKLRDAGCHAVLFLNIPSYGGGTHPWNDSFGATKPTIDDGLMEVVGLTTYQLPMLQAGMHGTCICQCRKARIITKRTIPMQVDGEACRVKPSIIEIELLNKALMLTKCKNGRGDVQVNPLEKLQLNILRITMQQYEQYHYQREMLSKLANKLGQIEIDSQCDLDHVRNMLNAKFEESITYPKVSQDWCFVDACTAEHYFRIDRAQEHLHYICDIAIDDLLILDHELATMPQTPDQERSFAAFSQRQAQTERRQMDQAQGHAPGSTDEDLQIGSKPIKVMKWKSNKDRLFSFNEDVFGYGFSPILEQTSDAILLAAQSGDLNMLRALHEQGYSLQSVNKNGETALHFACKYNHKDIVKYIISCATKRIINMPDKDHGQTALHIAADTTRRELCVMLVAAGASLQARNAEGNTPMMVAFNRNANEIATYLESKDVEAVKDENEDEKDSSTIIIVWPPPSSSM is encoded by the exons GCGTACCGCTACAGGCAGCAATGCCCGTCGGCCCATACGCATTGTGCCCGATTGGACAGAGAATGCAATTAATGGCGAGCACTACTGGAAGACCTCGTCGGCCTCCGGCGATCTCTGTTGCCTCAACGAGGAGTGCATTGTAAGTTCA AAGAGCGGCCAGCGTTTGAAGTGCTCCGCCTGCCAGCTGGTAGCCCACATCAATTGCATTCCGTATGTGAACGAGAAGCCGACGCTGCTGTGCAAGCCCACCTATCGGGATGTGGGGATCAGGCAGTACCGGGAGCAGACGACCACCCACCACCACTGGGTGCACCGCAAGATGGAGAAGGGGAAGTGCAAGCAGTGTGGCAAG AATATTATGTTTGAATCCATACCGCAGGCGGTTCAGAGCAAGCTATTTGGCTCCAAAGAAATTGTAGCTTTGTCCTGTGCCTGGTGTCATGAGATCTATCACAACAAGGACACGTGCTTCAATCAGGAGAAAATCGGCGAAGAGTGTCGTCTCG GCAACTATGCACCGATTATTGTGCCGCCATCGTGGATTGTCAAGCTGCCGAACAAGGGCAACTTCAAGTCCTCCATTCGGGTAAGCAACAAGAACGCTGCCACCGGCTCCTCCGCTGCTGGAGCCGGCGGTGGCACTGCAGCTGGCGCACCTGGCGGACCCGGCGGACCCGGCGGTCCCGGTGGCAAAGGCAAGAAGCAGACCCAGCGCCGGCAGAAGGGCAAGGACGAGAAGAAGGGAGAACCGCGCGCATTCATCGTGAAGCCCATTCCATCGCCGGAGGTAATACCGGTCATTGTCTTTATTAATCCCAAGTCCGGTGGCAATCAGGGCGTCAAGCTACTCGGCAAGTTCCAGCATCTCCTGAACCCACGCCAGGTCTTTGATCTAACGCAAGGAGGTCCCAAAATGGG TCTGGACATGTTCCGCAAGGCGCCGAATCTTCGGGTTTTGGCCTGCGGCGGCGATGGCACCGTCGGCTGGGTGCTCTCCGTCCTCGATCAGATCCATCCACCATTGTCGCCGTGCCCGGCCGTCGGTGTGCTGCCGTTGGGGACGGGCAACGATCTCGCTCGCGCTCTCGGATGGGGCGGG TATTTCTCCTGTCAGGGCTACACGGACGAACCGGTGGGCAAGATCCTACGCGAGATCGGGATGTCGCAGTGCGTCCTCATGGACCGCTGGCGCGTCAAGGTCACGCCCAACGACGATGTCTGCGATGACCACATGGACCGCAGCAAGGCGAACGTGCCCCTGAACGTGATCAACAACTACTTCTCGTTCGGGGTGGATGCCCACATCGCACTGGAGTTCCACGAGGCGCGGGAGGCCCATCCGGAGCGCTTCAATTCGCGGCTGCGCAACAAGATGTACTACGGCCAGATGGGGGGCAAGGATCTGATCCTGCGCCAGTACCGCAACCTCTCCCAGTGGGTGACGCTGGAGTGCGATGGGAATGACTTCACCAGCAAGCTGCGGGACGCCGGCTGCCATGCCGTCCTCTTCCTGAACATACCCAG CTATGGCGGCGGCACCCACCCGTGGAACGACTCGTTCGGGGCGACGAAGCCCACCATTGACGACGGCCTGATGGAGGTGGTGGGGCTGACCACCTACCAGCTGCCGATGCTGCAGGCGGGCATGCACGGCACCTGCATCTGCCAGTGCCGGAAGGCGCGCATCATAACGAAGCGCACCATACCGATGCAGGTGGATGGTGAGGCGTGTCGCGTGAAGCCGTCGATCATTGAGATCGAGCTGTTGAATAAGGCGTTGATGCTGACCAAGTGCAAGAATGGACGTGGCGATGTCCA AGTAAATCCCCTGGAGAAGCTTCAATTGAATATCCTGCGCATTACGATGCAGCAGTATGAGCAATACCACTACCAAAGGGAGATGCTCAGTAAGCTGGCGAACAAGCTCGGCCAGATCGAGATCGACTCACAATGCGATCTGGATCATGTCCGCAATATGCTCAACGCCAAGTTCGAAGAGTCCATCACCTACCCGAAGGTATCGCAGGACTGGTGTTTCGTAGACG CCTGCACTGCAGAGCACTACTTCCGCATCGACAGGGCGCAGGAACATTTACACTACATCTGTGACATCGCCATTGACGATTTACTCATTCTGGATCACGAACTCGCCACCATGCCCCAAACACCCGACCAAGAACGCTCCTTTGCCGCATTCTCGCAGCGTCAGGCCCAGACAGAGCGCCGACAGATGGACCAGGCCCAGGGCCATGCACCAGGCAGCACCG ACGAGGATTTACAAATTGGCTCCAAGCCCATCAAAGTGATGAAGTGGAAGAG CAATAAAGATCGTTTGTTCAGTTTCAACGAAGATGTTTTTGGTTATGGATTCAG CCCTATACTGGAACAAACTTCCGATGCCATACTACTAGCAGCCCAAAGCGGTGATCTCAATATG TTACGTGCACTACATGAACAAGGATACTCATTGCAGTCAGTGAACAAGAACGGAGAGACGGCCCTGCACTTTGCTTGCAAATACAACCATAAGGACATTGTGAAATATATCATCTCATGTGCCACAAAACGCATCATCAATATGCCCGACAAGGACCA CGGACAAACTGCTTTACATATCGCCGCTGATACGACTCGCAGGGAGCTCTGCGTGATGCTGGTGGCCGCCGGGGCTAGTCTGCAGGCACGCAATGCCGAAGGCAACACCCCCATGATGGTGGCCTTCAATCGGAATGCCAACGAGATAGCCACATATTTGGAAAGTAAGGATGTGGAAGCGGTTAAGGATGAGAATGAGGATGAGAAGGacagcagcaccatcatcaTTGTCTGGCCGCCGCCGTCATCGTCCATGTAG
- the rdgA gene encoding eye-specific diacylglycerol kinase isoform X20, protein MFSAANGKIKLPSEDTALVTSPLRCLFNGPFRDLHFNVSGDHRLIPVHDVVFLDDFERNVKPLIYRPVTSETSGGGVLLASESSEKPPPHTYAAANSDTRRTATGSNARRPIRIVPDWTENAINGEHYWKTSSASGDLCCLNEECIVSSKSGQRLKCSACQLVAHINCIPYVNEKPTLLCKPTYRDVGIRQYREQTTTHHHWVHRKMEKGKCKQCGKNIMFESIPQAVQSKLFGSKEIVALSCAWCHEIYHNKDTCFNQEKIGEECRLGNYAPIIVPPSWIVKLPNKGNFKSSIRVSNKNAATGSSAAGAGGGTAAGAPGGPGGPGGPGGKGKKQTQRRQKGKDEKKGEPRAFIVKPIPSPEVIPVIVFINPKSGGNQGVKLLGKFQHLLNPRQVFDLTQGGPKMGLDMFRKAPNLRVLACGGDGTVGWVLSVLDQIHPPLSPCPAVGVLPLGTGNDLARALGWGGYFSCQGYTDEPVGKILREIGMSQCVLMDRWRVKVTPNDDVCDDHMDRSKANVPLNVINNYFSFGVDAHIALEFHEAREAHPERFNSRLRNKMYYGQMGGKDLILRQYRNLSQWVTLECDGNDFTSKLRDAGCHAVLFLNIPSYGGGTHPWNDSFGATKPTIDDGLMEVVGLTTYQLPMLQAGMHGTCICQCRKARIITKRTIPMQVDGEACRVKPSIIEIELLNKALMLTKCKNGRGDVQVNPLEKLQLNILRITMQQYEQYHYQREMLSKLANKLGQIEIDSQCDLDHVRNMLNAKFEESITYPKVSQDWCFVDACTAEHYFRIDRAQEHLHYICDIAIDDLLILDHELATMPQTPDQERSFAAFSQRQAQTERRQMDQAQGHAPGSTDEDLQIGSKPIKVMKWKSNKDRLFSFNEDVFGYGFSPILEQTSDAILLAAQSGDLNMLRALHEQGYSLQSVNKNGETALHFACKYNHKDIVKYIISCATKRIINMPDKDHGQTALHIAADTTRRELCVMLVAAGASLQARNAEGNTPMMVAFNRNANEIATYLESKDVEAVKDENEDEKDSSTIIIVWPPPSSSM, encoded by the exons CAGGCGTACCGCTACAGGCAGCAATGCCCGTCGGCCCATACGCATTGTGCCCGATTGGACAGAGAATGCAATTAATGGCGAGCACTACTGGAAGACCTCGTCGGCCTCCGGCGATCTCTGTTGCCTCAACGAGGAGTGCATTGTAAGTTCA AAGAGCGGCCAGCGTTTGAAGTGCTCCGCCTGCCAGCTGGTAGCCCACATCAATTGCATTCCGTATGTGAACGAGAAGCCGACGCTGCTGTGCAAGCCCACCTATCGGGATGTGGGGATCAGGCAGTACCGGGAGCAGACGACCACCCACCACCACTGGGTGCACCGCAAGATGGAGAAGGGGAAGTGCAAGCAGTGTGGCAAG AATATTATGTTTGAATCCATACCGCAGGCGGTTCAGAGCAAGCTATTTGGCTCCAAAGAAATTGTAGCTTTGTCCTGTGCCTGGTGTCATGAGATCTATCACAACAAGGACACGTGCTTCAATCAGGAGAAAATCGGCGAAGAGTGTCGTCTCG GCAACTATGCACCGATTATTGTGCCGCCATCGTGGATTGTCAAGCTGCCGAACAAGGGCAACTTCAAGTCCTCCATTCGGGTAAGCAACAAGAACGCTGCCACCGGCTCCTCCGCTGCTGGAGCCGGCGGTGGCACTGCAGCTGGCGCACCTGGCGGACCCGGCGGACCCGGCGGTCCCGGTGGCAAAGGCAAGAAGCAGACCCAGCGCCGGCAGAAGGGCAAGGACGAGAAGAAGGGAGAACCGCGCGCATTCATCGTGAAGCCCATTCCATCGCCGGAGGTAATACCGGTCATTGTCTTTATTAATCCCAAGTCCGGTGGCAATCAGGGCGTCAAGCTACTCGGCAAGTTCCAGCATCTCCTGAACCCACGCCAGGTCTTTGATCTAACGCAAGGAGGTCCCAAAATGGG TCTGGACATGTTCCGCAAGGCGCCGAATCTTCGGGTTTTGGCCTGCGGCGGCGATGGCACCGTCGGCTGGGTGCTCTCCGTCCTCGATCAGATCCATCCACCATTGTCGCCGTGCCCGGCCGTCGGTGTGCTGCCGTTGGGGACGGGCAACGATCTCGCTCGCGCTCTCGGATGGGGCGGG TATTTCTCCTGTCAGGGCTACACGGACGAACCGGTGGGCAAGATCCTACGCGAGATCGGGATGTCGCAGTGCGTCCTCATGGACCGCTGGCGCGTCAAGGTCACGCCCAACGACGATGTCTGCGATGACCACATGGACCGCAGCAAGGCGAACGTGCCCCTGAACGTGATCAACAACTACTTCTCGTTCGGGGTGGATGCCCACATCGCACTGGAGTTCCACGAGGCGCGGGAGGCCCATCCGGAGCGCTTCAATTCGCGGCTGCGCAACAAGATGTACTACGGCCAGATGGGGGGCAAGGATCTGATCCTGCGCCAGTACCGCAACCTCTCCCAGTGGGTGACGCTGGAGTGCGATGGGAATGACTTCACCAGCAAGCTGCGGGACGCCGGCTGCCATGCCGTCCTCTTCCTGAACATACCCAG CTATGGCGGCGGCACCCACCCGTGGAACGACTCGTTCGGGGCGACGAAGCCCACCATTGACGACGGCCTGATGGAGGTGGTGGGGCTGACCACCTACCAGCTGCCGATGCTGCAGGCGGGCATGCACGGCACCTGCATCTGCCAGTGCCGGAAGGCGCGCATCATAACGAAGCGCACCATACCGATGCAGGTGGATGGTGAGGCGTGTCGCGTGAAGCCGTCGATCATTGAGATCGAGCTGTTGAATAAGGCGTTGATGCTGACCAAGTGCAAGAATGGACGTGGCGATGTCCA AGTAAATCCCCTGGAGAAGCTTCAATTGAATATCCTGCGCATTACGATGCAGCAGTATGAGCAATACCACTACCAAAGGGAGATGCTCAGTAAGCTGGCGAACAAGCTCGGCCAGATCGAGATCGACTCACAATGCGATCTGGATCATGTCCGCAATATGCTCAACGCCAAGTTCGAAGAGTCCATCACCTACCCGAAGGTATCGCAGGACTGGTGTTTCGTAGACG CCTGCACTGCAGAGCACTACTTCCGCATCGACAGGGCGCAGGAACATTTACACTACATCTGTGACATCGCCATTGACGATTTACTCATTCTGGATCACGAACTCGCCACCATGCCCCAAACACCCGACCAAGAACGCTCCTTTGCCGCATTCTCGCAGCGTCAGGCCCAGACAGAGCGCCGACAGATGGACCAGGCCCAGGGCCATGCACCAGGCAGCACCG ACGAGGATTTACAAATTGGCTCCAAGCCCATCAAAGTGATGAAGTGGAAGAG CAATAAAGATCGTTTGTTCAGTTTCAACGAAGATGTTTTTGGTTATGGATTCAG CCCTATACTGGAACAAACTTCCGATGCCATACTACTAGCAGCCCAAAGCGGTGATCTCAATATG TTACGTGCACTACATGAACAAGGATACTCATTGCAGTCAGTGAACAAGAACGGAGAGACGGCCCTGCACTTTGCTTGCAAATACAACCATAAGGACATTGTGAAATATATCATCTCATGTGCCACAAAACGCATCATCAATATGCCCGACAAGGACCA CGGACAAACTGCTTTACATATCGCCGCTGATACGACTCGCAGGGAGCTCTGCGTGATGCTGGTGGCCGCCGGGGCTAGTCTGCAGGCACGCAATGCCGAAGGCAACACCCCCATGATGGTGGCCTTCAATCGGAATGCCAACGAGATAGCCACATATTTGGAAAGTAAGGATGTGGAAGCGGTTAAGGATGAGAATGAGGATGAGAAGGacagcagcaccatcatcaTTGTCTGGCCGCCGCCGTCATCGTCCATGTAG